In Halorubrum sp. PV6, a single window of DNA contains:
- a CDS encoding amidohydrolase produces the protein MNHLRVTGGRVLRPDGRVERADIAVDRDEGTIRTVGSPGEVGGAADETLDASGALVVPGLVNAHTHVAMTLLRGYADDKPLDPWLREDIWPAEAELTPDDIEAGAELGVLEMIRSGTTAFADMYFSMDRVAGVVDRAGLRARLGHGVVTLGKDAEAARADIEESLDIAREFDGAADGRVRTAFMPHSLTTVDETYLRDGIEAAREAGVPVHLHANETTDEVDPIVDERGERPIAYADDLGALGAGDFFAHGVHLDDAEIGRLAETGTAIVHCPASNMKLASGMAPVQRLREAGVTVALGTDGAASNNDLDVFDEMRDAAMLGKLAANDASAVPAEAAVEMATAGGADALGLPGGRIERGAAADLAVVDLDAPHLTPVHDPVSHLAYAARGGDVRHTVCDGSILMRDREVLTLDADAVQERAAAAASDLVDRVESA, from the coding sequence ATGAACCACCTCCGCGTCACCGGCGGACGGGTACTCCGGCCCGACGGCCGAGTCGAACGGGCGGACATCGCGGTCGACCGCGACGAGGGAACGATCCGAACCGTGGGGTCGCCGGGCGAGGTCGGCGGGGCGGCCGACGAGACGCTCGACGCGTCGGGGGCGCTCGTGGTCCCCGGGCTCGTCAACGCGCACACCCACGTGGCGATGACGCTGCTCCGCGGGTACGCCGACGACAAGCCGCTCGACCCGTGGCTCCGCGAGGACATCTGGCCGGCCGAGGCCGAACTCACGCCGGACGACATCGAGGCGGGCGCCGAACTCGGCGTCCTCGAGATGATCCGGTCCGGGACGACCGCGTTCGCGGACATGTACTTCTCGATGGACCGCGTGGCCGGCGTGGTCGATCGGGCGGGCCTGCGCGCGCGACTCGGTCACGGCGTCGTGACGCTCGGAAAGGACGCCGAAGCCGCCCGCGCCGACATCGAGGAGAGCCTCGATATCGCCCGCGAGTTCGACGGAGCGGCCGACGGCCGGGTCCGGACCGCGTTCATGCCGCACTCGCTGACGACGGTCGACGAGACGTACCTCCGCGACGGAATCGAGGCGGCCCGCGAGGCGGGCGTGCCGGTCCACCTCCACGCGAACGAGACGACGGACGAGGTCGACCCCATCGTCGACGAGCGCGGGGAGCGCCCGATCGCGTACGCGGACGACCTCGGCGCGCTCGGCGCGGGCGACTTCTTCGCGCACGGCGTCCACCTCGACGACGCCGAGATCGGTCGGCTGGCCGAGACGGGGACGGCGATCGTTCACTGTCCGGCGTCGAACATGAAGCTCGCAAGCGGGATGGCCCCCGTCCAGCGGCTCCGCGAGGCGGGCGTGACGGTCGCGCTCGGGACCGACGGGGCGGCCTCGAACAACGACCTCGACGTGTTCGACGAGATGCGCGACGCCGCCATGCTCGGGAAACTCGCCGCGAACGACGCGAGCGCGGTCCCCGCCGAGGCGGCCGTGGAGATGGCGACCGCGGGAGGCGCCGACGCCCTCGGGCTCCCCGGCGGTCGGATCGAACGGGGTGCCGCCGCCGACCTCGCGGTCGTCGACCTCGACGCCCCGCACCTGACGCCGGTCCACGACCCCGTCTCGCACCTCGCGTACGCGGCGCGCGGGGGCGACGTGCGCCACACCGTCTGTGATGGCTCGATACTCATGCGCGATCGTGAAGTGCTAACGCTCGACGCCGATGCGGTACAGGAGCGGGCGGCAGCAGCCGCGAGCGACCTCGTCGACCGCGTGGAGTCGGCGTAG
- a CDS encoding LEA type 2 family protein encodes MALTGVFAALTGGKLRTAVVALAVVAAAVGGAFALGVFGVPSVAAVNNSFGDVTNETTVVETDLVVSNPNPIGVGLDGVTVNYTVSMNDVEMATGGREGVSVASGNSSLAFETELANDAIPPWWTSHVENGERTTVTIDATVASEVLGRSANLTRTREIETDLIGAFTSDETRPVNADAPLVDDPVLYVNETRGRWGTVSDAETPIEMEFDVYNPNLEPYVVSEIGYDVTMNGVQMGSGSTEEAYLVPSYGTETVELTTALRNERLDEWWVTHLDESVRGHQVSDLRIEFYAVIELPSGESVTVPLDSLTYEETIETDIFDEGLDRSDAAATGNSTDSDGSDDEAGDGSTADDGGSDDTNTSDEGTTDSNTSDGGSDDTNTSDGDSGDDDDGLVPLTVNP; translated from the coding sequence ATGGCTCTCACCGGCGTCTTCGCGGCCCTCACTGGGGGCAAGCTCCGAACTGCCGTCGTCGCGCTGGCGGTCGTCGCCGCCGCGGTCGGCGGGGCGTTCGCCCTTGGCGTCTTCGGCGTCCCGAGCGTCGCCGCCGTGAACAACTCCTTCGGCGACGTGACGAACGAGACGACGGTCGTCGAGACCGACCTCGTCGTCTCGAACCCGAACCCGATCGGGGTCGGCCTCGACGGCGTCACGGTCAACTACACCGTCTCGATGAACGATGTCGAGATGGCTACCGGCGGCCGCGAGGGGGTCAGCGTCGCGTCCGGCAACTCGTCGCTCGCGTTCGAGACCGAGTTGGCGAACGACGCGATCCCACCGTGGTGGACCAGCCACGTCGAGAACGGGGAGCGGACGACCGTCACCATCGACGCGACGGTCGCCTCCGAGGTCCTCGGGCGGAGCGCGAACCTCACCCGCACCCGCGAGATAGAGACCGACCTCATCGGCGCGTTCACCTCCGACGAGACCCGCCCGGTGAACGCCGACGCGCCGCTGGTCGACGACCCGGTCCTCTACGTCAACGAGACGCGCGGTCGCTGGGGGACCGTGAGCGACGCCGAGACGCCGATCGAGATGGAGTTCGACGTGTACAACCCCAACCTCGAACCGTACGTCGTCTCGGAGATCGGGTACGACGTCACGATGAACGGCGTGCAGATGGGCTCCGGATCGACCGAAGAGGCGTACCTCGTCCCGTCGTACGGCACCGAGACGGTCGAGCTCACGACCGCGCTCCGGAACGAGCGGCTCGACGAGTGGTGGGTCACGCACCTCGACGAGTCGGTCCGCGGCCACCAGGTGAGCGACCTCCGGATCGAGTTCTACGCGGTGATCGAACTCCCCTCGGGCGAGTCGGTCACCGTCCCGCTGGACTCCCTGACGTACGAGGAGACCATCGAGACCGACATCTTCGACGAGGGGCTCGACCGAAGCGACGCGGCCGCGACCGGGAACTCGACCGACTCGGACGGCTCCGACGACGAGGCGGGCGACGGGAGTACCGCGGACGACGGGGGGTCGGACGACACGAACACGAGCGACGAGGGGACGACCGACAGCAACACGAGCGACGGCGGGTCGGACGACACGAACACGAGCGACGGCGACTCCGGCGACGATGACGACGGACTGGTCCCGCTGACCGTC
- a CDS encoding DNA primase: MSKRTIGMLLIAVVALGAMTGVAAADGHLEVSVDDGGDAPVVTVTENGTAVANATVNVSVVDAANESYSGAGEYETDANGSVELPTPEEDVTVAVVAAAENDSASVTADLEAPDGLELEVENTDGEPVVTVTDNDTAVENASVNVTTAEGNASYAGTGDYETDTNGTVTLPAAAEDVTVDVTAEVENDSVSTTVDLEAPEGLEVDVEDADGEPVVTVTDDGEAAANASVNVTTAEGQNVTYVGEGTYETDANGTVTLPAADENVTVDVTAEFGNETASTTVDLTTEGDDAEAKPFGQLVREFIEQVSDREGGIGAAVSDFVTENNPGNAPDHAGGPGGPDDAGDADENDKSDENESDAPGNGNAPDHAGQGNDGGQGPPAHAGNGNDDDESDDEGDDEGDDADEENDGDAEEGDAEEDDAEEDAEDEEDDEADEEDDDDDDAGPGNGNGNGNGPRN; the protein is encoded by the coding sequence ATGAGCAAACGCACGATTGGCATGCTGCTGATTGCGGTCGTCGCGCTCGGCGCGATGACGGGCGTCGCGGCCGCCGATGGGCACCTCGAAGTGAGTGTCGACGACGGCGGCGACGCGCCGGTCGTCACGGTCACCGAGAACGGCACCGCGGTCGCGAACGCGACGGTGAACGTGAGCGTCGTCGACGCGGCAAACGAGTCGTACAGCGGGGCGGGCGAGTACGAGACGGACGCGAACGGAAGCGTCGAACTCCCCACCCCTGAAGAGGACGTGACGGTCGCGGTGGTCGCGGCCGCCGAGAACGACTCCGCCTCGGTGACGGCCGACCTCGAAGCCCCCGACGGCCTCGAACTCGAGGTCGAGAACACCGACGGCGAGCCGGTCGTCACGGTGACCGATAACGACACCGCGGTCGAGAACGCCTCCGTGAACGTCACGACCGCCGAGGGGAACGCCAGTTACGCCGGCACGGGCGACTACGAGACGGACACGAACGGCACCGTCACCCTCCCCGCCGCCGCGGAGGACGTCACGGTCGACGTGACCGCAGAGGTCGAGAACGACTCCGTCTCCACGACGGTCGACCTCGAAGCCCCTGAGGGACTCGAAGTCGACGTGGAAGACGCCGACGGCGAGCCCGTCGTCACGGTCACCGACGACGGCGAGGCCGCGGCGAACGCCTCCGTGAACGTCACGACCGCCGAGGGGCAGAACGTCACCTACGTCGGCGAGGGCACCTACGAGACGGACGCGAACGGTACCGTCACCCTCCCCGCCGCCGACGAGAACGTCACGGTCGACGTGACCGCCGAGTTCGGGAACGAGACCGCCTCGACCACCGTCGATCTGACGACCGAGGGCGACGACGCGGAGGCCAAGCCGTTCGGACAGCTCGTCCGCGAGTTCATCGAGCAGGTCAGCGACCGCGAGGGCGGCATCGGCGCCGCCGTCTCGGACTTCGTGACGGAGAACAACCCCGGTAACGCCCCGGACCACGCGGGCGGTCCCGGCGGCCCTGACGACGCTGGCGATGCGGACGAGAACGACAAGAGCGACGAAAACGAGAGCGACGCGCCCGGCAACGGGAACGCGCCCGACCACGCCGGCCAAGGCAACGACGGCGGGCAGGGCCCCCCGGCTCACGCCGGTAACGGGAACGACGACGACGAAAGCGATGACGAAGGCGACGACGAAGGCGACGACGCGGACGAAGAGAACGACGGCGACGCCGAGGAGGGTGACGCCGAGGAGGACGACGCCGAGGAAGACGCGGAAGATGAGGAAGACGATGAAGCGGACGAGGAAGACGACGATGACGACGACGCCGGCCCCGGTAACGGGAACGGCAACGGCAACGGCCCCCGCAACTGA